The genomic segment GAAGGTTACCTGGAATAAGATATTGGGTTCAATTTTCATTTTAATAGGAATTCTACTACTTAAATAGGAGAGATGAAAGATGGAGACTGAAGTAAAATATATTGTCGATAGAAATATGGAAGAACTAGAAAAAGATCTAAAAACTGCCTATAAAAATCTTATATATATAGGTGAGTTAAATTTGCCAGCAATTTATTATGATACTGATGATGGAAATTTAGCAAAGCAGAAAAATGCATTGCGGGCTAGAAAAGAAGGAGGAAAATGGATTGGGTGTTATAAAGCAGTGACTTCACAGGAAAGAAGATTTGTGGAAGAAGAAGTGGAGTTGACAGAAGAAGAATTAAACCAGAATGATTGGTTTGTTAAACTCAAGCATTATCCACAGATTAAAAAGCTGGTAGGAGATAGTGAGGTCAAAGCTATTTTAAAAATTGATACCAGACGGAAAGTTTATCTATTAAAATTGGATAATTTACAGTTAGAGATTGTATTAGATTGGGTAAATTATCTGGATGGTGTGGCAGAGGAAAGGCGGTTAGAGGTGGAATTGAAAAAAGGGAATATTGAGAGTTTTAATGAGTTTTTAAACCAATTTGTGAAAAAGATTAGAGGATTAAAAGAAACAAATATCTCAAAATATCAACGGGCCAGAGAACTATTAAACAGTTCCGCATAATTATGAATCATTAAATATTTATGCATAATTGAATATTTTTTTGGATTTTAAGCAGGAGATCAGAAATTTTTGCTGAATTATATTTATAGAATTTCGTTATACTAGATGGGATACGATTACAATAGTAAAGGTGGTCGTTCCCATGAAAGCTCTCTATTATGAAAAATTAGAGGATGATTGTGTAAAATGTCAACTTTGCCCCCGGGAATGTATTTTAAAGCCCGATCAAAGGGGATATTGTCGGGCTAGAGAAAACCGTGACGGTGAACTGTATTCAACAATTTATGCCCAAATTTCTGCCATTGCCCTGGATCCTATTGAAAAAAAGCCTCTTTATCATTTTTATCCGGGAAGTGAAATTCTTTCAGTAGGTACGGTGGGTTGTAATTTAAGCTGCATGTTTTGTCAGAATTGGCATATAGCTCACGATAAAGCACCGACCCGCAAAGTTACGGGCAAAGAACTGGTTGAACTGGCTTTACGCTATAATTCTATTGGGATTGCTTATACATATTCCGAACCGCTGATCTGGTACGAATATATTCTGGAGACATCCAAACTGGCACGGGAAGCTGGTTTGAAGAATGTTCTTGTTACAAATGGTTTTATTAATGAGGAACCATTGAAAGAATTACTCCAGTATATTGATGGAATAAATCTAGATGTAAAGGCTTTCCACCGGAAATTTTATAAAGAAATTTGCGGTGGAGGAGATCTGGAGGTTATAAAAAAGACAGCGGTATTGACAGTAGAGAACTGTCATCTTGAGGTTACAACACTATTAGTTCCGGGACTAAATGATGATCCAGAAGAAATTGAAAAATTATCTAAGTGGCTGGCTAGTTTAAGTCCGGATATTCCTTTTCATTTAAGCCGATATTTTCCTCAGTACAAAATGGATCTACCACCCACAGATGTAGAGAGTATGCTAGAGGCGAAGAAAGTTGCTGAGAAATATCTTAATTATGTATATCTAGGAAATTTGACTAATGCAGATCGTAATACATATTGCTATCAATGTCATTATCCGGTGGTTAAGAGGAGTTGGCAAGTTGATGTTGATTTAAAAGATGGCCATTGTCCCAGATGCGGAGTTAATATTCCGATTATTTTATAAATTAGTATTTTTAAAAATAAAATAAACCAGTATAGAAGGAGGCGTAAATTTTATGAAGAAACAAAAGGTAATTATTATGGGAGCCGCAGGTCGTGATTTCCACAACTTTAATACTTATTTTAGAAATAATGAAAATTATGAAGTAGTTGCTTTTACTGCTACTCAGATTCCTGATATTGAGGGCAGAAAATATCCTGCTGAATTAGCTGGTGAACTGTATCCTAATGGTATCCCAATTCATGCTGAAGAAGAATTGGTAGATTTAATTAAAGAGCATGATGTTGATCAGGTAGTATTTGCTTATAGTGATGTTCCACATGAGTATGTTATGAGCAAAGCTTCCATAGTACATGCAGCGGGTGCTGATTTTAGATTGTTGGGTCCGAGAAATACTATGATAGAAGCTAAAGTTCCTGTTATTGGTGTTTGTGCCGTTCGGACCGGTGTTGGTAAATCTCAAACTACCCGTAAAGTAATTAAAGAGCTCCAGGATATGGGTAAGAAAGTTGTTGCTATCCGTCACCCAATGCCTTATGGAGACCTGGTTGCTCAAACCTGTCAGCGTTTTGCTACTTTTGAAGATTTGGATCGCTATAATTGCACTATTGAAGAGCGTGAAGAGTATGAACCACATCTGGCTAATGGTGTAATTGTTTATGCCGGTGTAGATTATGAAAAGATTATCCGTGAAGCTGAAAAAGAAGCTGACGTAATTTTATGGGATGGCGGTAATAATGACTTCCCATTCTATAAGACTGACTTGCTCTTTACTTTGGTTGACCCACATCGTCCAGGTCATGAATTAAGATATCATCCTGGTGAAACCAATCTGAGAATGGCTGATGTTGTAATTATTAATAAGATTGATTCTGCTTATCCAGAAAATATCGAAATTGTTCGTGAAAATATTAGAAAAGCTAATCCTAATGCAGCAATCATTGAAGCTGCTTCCCCAATCTTTGTAGAAGATCCAGAAATAATTGCTGGTAAGCGGGTTCTGGTTATCGAGGACGGTCCAACCTTAACTCATGGTGAGATGGAATATGGTGCTGGATTTATTGCAGCTCAAAAAGCTGGTGCGGCTGAAATAGTTGATCCACGTCCATATGCTGTAAGGTCTATTGCCGATACTTATAAGAAATATAATCATCTCTCTTTGATTCTCCCAGCTATGGGTTATGGTGAAAAACAAATTAAAGATTTAGAAGAGACAATTAATGCTGTTGACTGTGATGCTGTTGTTATCGGTACTCCAATTGATTTAAGAAGAATTATAAATATTGACAAACCTACTACTCGTGTTAAGTATGAACTGCAAGAAATTGGAGAACCAACTATCCGTACTTTCCTGGAAAAATTAAACCTGTAAATATAGCAACTTAAACAAAAACCCCGGGAAAAACCCGGGGTTTAATAAATGATTAAACTGCAAAAAGCTAATTTTTAGTGCCATAAAAATTACTCATTAAACTATCTTAGTGAAATTTCAGTCATCACAGAATATGATGAGCTAATCAAGGGTGATAAAGGATCCATTGATTAGTGTGCTTTATTTCAACTTGAAATCAAACTTTAGATAGTTCGAAAAATTTCTTTATGAAGCGAAAAATTAGCTTTTTACAGTAAAATCATAAATTTAATTTCTAAAAAAAGTTAAAAGGGGCAAATAATTTTACGAATATTAAAGGAATTTAAATGAATTCACAGAAGTATTTTATGTAGAGAAAGATTCGTAAGTAGGTAGTAGAGTTGATATAAAATGAAGTGCTAGTGAGTTGGTTATTTAAAGGGGGAATAATATGACTAAAATGATGTGGGCGGTTGTAAAAACTAAACCCGCACCTGGAGGAGAATTGATCAAAATACCGATTCCTGAGATTGGACCGAAAGATGTATTGGTTAAAGTTGCTGCTACATCAATTTGTGGAACTGATTTTCATATTTATGAATGGAATAAGTGGGCGGCAGAAACAATAAAAACACCTCAAGTTATGGGTCATGAGTTAGCAGGTTATGTAGTTAAAGTAGGTGAGCAGGTTACTTCACTTAAAGAGGGTGATTTTATTTCTACTGAAACCCATATTCCATGTCTTGAATGTTACCAATGTAAGACTGGACGGATGCATATCTGTCAGGATATGAAAATTTTTGGGGTACACCAGGATGGAGTTTTTGCTGAGTATGCTGTTGTACCTGAAGTTGTAGCCTGGAAGAATGATCCCGATATACCTCGTGAGTTAGCTTCTATTCAAGAACCGCTGGGAAATGCTATCGATACCATTTTAACCGATGATATTGTAGGTAAAACTGTATTTATGCCAGGTGTAGGTCCATTGGGCCAATTAGGAATTCTAGTAGCTAAAGCCTGCGGTGTAGGGAAATTAATTGTTTCTGATATTAATCCATATCGACTTGAAAGGGCAAAAGAATTGGG from the Anoxybacter fermentans genome contains:
- a CDS encoding CYTH domain-containing protein, translating into METEVKYIVDRNMEELEKDLKTAYKNLIYIGELNLPAIYYDTDDGNLAKQKNALRARKEGGKWIGCYKAVTSQERRFVEEEVELTEEELNQNDWFVKLKHYPQIKKLVGDSEVKAILKIDTRRKVYLLKLDNLQLEIVLDWVNYLDGVAEERRLEVELKKGNIESFNEFLNQFVKKIRGLKETNISKYQRARELLNSSA
- the amrS gene encoding AmmeMemoRadiSam system radical SAM enzyme, yielding MKALYYEKLEDDCVKCQLCPRECILKPDQRGYCRARENRDGELYSTIYAQISAIALDPIEKKPLYHFYPGSEILSVGTVGCNLSCMFCQNWHIAHDKAPTRKVTGKELVELALRYNSIGIAYTYSEPLIWYEYILETSKLAREAGLKNVLVTNGFINEEPLKELLQYIDGINLDVKAFHRKFYKEICGGGDLEVIKKTAVLTVENCHLEVTTLLVPGLNDDPEEIEKLSKWLASLSPDIPFHLSRYFPQYKMDLPPTDVESMLEAKKVAEKYLNYVYLGNLTNADRNTYCYQCHYPVVKRSWQVDVDLKDGHCPRCGVNIPIIL
- a CDS encoding cyclic 2,3-diphosphoglycerate synthase encodes the protein MKKQKVIIMGAAGRDFHNFNTYFRNNENYEVVAFTATQIPDIEGRKYPAELAGELYPNGIPIHAEEELVDLIKEHDVDQVVFAYSDVPHEYVMSKASIVHAAGADFRLLGPRNTMIEAKVPVIGVCAVRTGVGKSQTTRKVIKELQDMGKKVVAIRHPMPYGDLVAQTCQRFATFEDLDRYNCTIEEREEYEPHLANGVIVYAGVDYEKIIREAEKEADVILWDGGNNDFPFYKTDLLFTLVDPHRPGHELRYHPGETNLRMADVVIINKIDSAYPENIEIVRENIRKANPNAAIIEAASPIFVEDPEIIAGKRVLVIEDGPTLTHGEMEYGAGFIAAQKAGAAEIVDPRPYAVRSIADTYKKYNHLSLILPAMGYGEKQIKDLEETINAVDCDAVVIGTPIDLRRIINIDKPTTRVKYELQEIGEPTIRTFLEKLNL
- the tdh gene encoding L-threonine 3-dehydrogenase, with the translated sequence MTKMMWAVVKTKPAPGGELIKIPIPEIGPKDVLVKVAATSICGTDFHIYEWNKWAAETIKTPQVMGHELAGYVVKVGEQVTSLKEGDFISTETHIPCLECYQCKTGRMHICQDMKIFGVHQDGVFAEYAVVPEVVAWKNDPDIPRELASIQEPLGNAIDTILTDDIVGKTVFMPGVGPLGQLGILVAKACGVGKLIVSDINPYRLERAKELGADVVLDATKDDVVETIMEITQGIGVDVVAEMSGSPIALKQGLKVLTPGGRLSLLGLFNKPVDLDLNNDVIFKGITVHGITGRRMFETWHKTAGLIKSGRVDFSRVITHTLPLEKWEEGMKLMESGNCGKIVLTVD